Proteins found in one Vespula pensylvanica isolate Volc-1 chromosome 10, ASM1446617v1, whole genome shotgun sequence genomic segment:
- the LOC122632417 gene encoding uncharacterized protein LOC122632417, with product MQLFLVTAALLQVGLCGHVAIRMPYLNPAGVTYVNSVPEESSLAYAATYQTQQHYGAPLQYAAPLQYAQAAIPAKVEAHHVGYATAQVPAVAAVPYIKHVPTVSHVPVTRIEAQPAVFEKQLDVIKPAVSTRKVEVRRPAIQKQFYDIEERVIIRPAGSAVVELDEPTSKSQKGPAVIQPLAYDSIHAPIQVPALSHSVSPAPFFVPSSTPAPAIASSTASSIPEEESVVVDNPEFRNANSAQNEQRLFNPADLPQTRIQPQVITRSNGAPVEENSPFIAHDPSPSVVPSQRLNAEENKSNQNRLIELLTARGSISEVGFGRTGDISGQNIEAGHVRARVLSATPAPENAEPTDQRVSTRRVVVSRPIETLQEVDVVEPATKLERVSIQQPTLIKTAHLDHVQVHGSVPVVGKAFAPAVAHAAVPVYQKTISPAYEYYH from the exons ATGCAACTGTTCTTGGTGACTGCAGCTTTGCTGCAAGTTGGTCTCTGCGGTCATGTGGCTATTAGGATGCCATATTTAAATCCTGCTGGTGTAACATACGTTAACAGCGTCCCTGAGGAATCATCCCTTGCTTACGCAGCTACTTATCAAACTCAACAACATTACGGAGCTCCCTTGCAGTACGCTGCACCCTTGCAATACGCTCAAGCTGCGATTCCAGCGAAGGTCGAAGCACATCACGTTGGATATGCAACGGCACAAGTACCAGCTGTCGCTGCTGTTCCTTACATCAAACATGTACCCACCGTATCTCACGTTCCCGTTACCAGGATTGAGGCACAACCAGCTGTATTTGAAAAACAGCTTGATGTCATCAAGCCTGCTGTGTCAACGCGTAAAGTAGAG GTACGCCGCCCAGCTATCCAGAAACAATTTTACGATATTGAAGAACGTGTGATCATCAGGCCAGCTGGTTCAGCAGTAGTAGAACTTGACGAACCAACATCGAAATCACAGAAAGGACCTGCCGTTATTCAACCTTTGGCTTATGATTCCATCCACGCACCAATCCAAGTACCAGCACTTTCTCATTCCGTTAGTCCAGCTCCTTTCTTCGTTCCCTCTTCAACTCCAGCACCAGCAATAGCATCTTCCACTGCTTCTTCGATCCCCGAAGAAGAATCTGTTGTAGTAGACAATCCTGAATTCCGTAACGCAAACTCTGCACAAAACGAACAACGTCTCTTCAATCCTGCTGACTTACCTcag ACTAGAATTCAACCTCAAGTAATCACTCGTTCTAACGGAGCACCAGTGGAAGAAAACTCTCCATTCATCGCTCATGATCCGTCCCCATCTGTTGTTCCTAGTCAAAGATTAAACgccgaagaaaataaatctaatcaGAACAGACTTATCGAACTTCTCACGGCACGTGGTAGTATTTCTGAG GTTGGATTCGGTCGTACAGGAGACATCAGCGGACAGAACATCGAAGCAGGACATGTACGTGCACGCGTTTTGTCCGCAACTCCTGCACCTGAAAACGCGGAACCAACCGATCAACGTGTCTCCACCAGACGCGTCGTAGTTAGCAGACCAATCGAAACTCTTCAAGAAGTCGATGTCGTTGAACCAGCAACGAAACTCGAAAGAGTATCTATTCAACAACCAACTCTAATTAAAACTGCTCATTTGGATCACGTTCAGGTTCATGGTTCTGTACCAGTCGTCGGAAAAGCCTTTGCACCAGCTGTAGCACATGCAGCTGTTCCTGTTTATCAGAAAACTATTTCACCTGCTTACGAGTATTATCATTGA
- the LOC122632418 gene encoding speckle-type POZ protein B-like gives MDKYTKLDTTSLSHIWKVTSVEYFLNLSERLLSPMFTQQFKKVHICYQISLQSVQDFHQCPKCSKSTSKDVQIGLLFSKYSPADIILNVQYTIRGSKKKVTVSDVITNKLYGSQTFNICKNCETEMNLKCLLSYDTISAKFTYEPIPGRYAVLKSWEENITEYLNIMYKTGQFSDMTIYVKNKPFLVHTPILSYYPYFKSLIIKAKNENSNRIDINDINPDLFNHMLCYIYTGDESSVDSHARELLPVANKFGITNLEENCIKLLQTKMNVDNVIDTLIVANEINSDHLIADATRFIVNFASDIKKTENYEKLKRFYPELMIELLNFLMAK, from the coding sequence ATGGATAAATATACCAAGTTGGATACCACTTCTTTATCTCATATATGGAAAGTAACTTCtgttgaatattttctaaatttatcgGAACGGTTATTATCGCCTATGTTTACacaacaatttaaaaaagtacATATCTGTTATCAAATAAGCTTACAAAGTGTTCAAGACTTTCATCAATGTCCGAAGTGTTCTAAATCTACTTCTAAAGATGTACAAATTggtctattattttctaaatattcaCCAGctgatataattttgaatgTCCAATACACGATTAGGGGGTCTAAGAAGAAAGTAACAGTATCGGATGTCATTACAAATAAACTATATGGATCACAAACATTtaacatttgtaaaaattgtgAAACAGAAATGAATTTGAAATGTTTGTTAAGTTATGACACAATTTCAGCAAAATTTACTTATGAACCAATTCCTGGTAGATATGCTGTTTTAAAATCATgggaagaaaatataactgaatatttaaatattatgtataaaactGGTCAATTTAGTGATATGACTATTTATGTTAAAAACAAACCATTTTTGGTACATACTCCGATATTGTCTTATTATCCTTATTTTaagtcattaataattaaagctaagaatgaaaatagtaacagaatagatataaatgatatcaatCCAGATCTATTTAATCATATGTTATGCTATATTTATACAGGAGATGAGAGTAGTGTAGACTCTCATGCGCGTGAACTTTTGCCGGTAGCTAATAAATTTGGCATAACTAATTTGGAAGAGAATTGCATAAAGTTATTGCAAACGAAAATGAATGTAGATAATGTCATTGATACTTTGATTGTggcaaacgaaataaattcggATCATTTAATTGCAGATGCTACAAGGTTTATAGTAAATTTTGCAAGTGATATTAAGAAAACAGAGaactatgaaaaattaaaacgattttatcCAGAATTAATGATAGAACTTTTAAATTTCCTTATGGCTAAAtga
- the LOC122632419 gene encoding uncharacterized protein LOC122632419 codes for MNIIFILVLAGTCAAAPQFFAQPGTIYAHPAVLLNSAMENTLPYHLKNDFYKNPRIASGLAKESWFTDKEMQVIDRDTDKIPREKIFDVLHNAGLARK; via the exons atgaatatcatttttattctcgtcCTTGCTGGGACATGCGCGGCTGCGCCACAATTCTTTGCTCAACCAGGAACGATCTATGCACATCCAGCCGTACTGTTAAACTCGGCAATGGAAAATACTTTACCATATCACCtaaaaaacgatttttataaaaatccacGAATCGCTTCTGGACTTGCAAAAGAATCGTGGTTCACTGATAAAGAAATGCAG GTAATCGATCGCGACACGGACAAAATACCGCGggaaaaaatattcgacgtTTTGCATAACGCTGGTCTTGctcgtaaataa